A genomic segment from Dermacentor silvarum isolate Dsil-2018 chromosome 11, BIME_Dsil_1.4, whole genome shotgun sequence encodes:
- the LOC119434065 gene encoding kelch-like protein 10 isoform X2, giving the protein MADVYSQGMLSVLDDLRRRRVFTDAEVVCSDDGSRFPVHQVLLYAACPLFREPSPGGNQLGPAGTINAAAAAAAPGVAAALAPGEDTGAAIATTKQGQSAAPTASAGDEARKYPVDGVRGDVMAALLEYVYTNKVSLNSDNVLSMLLAAQRFQIERIVQKCHEFLSKDISVANCVRILEFAREHKHPSLVDMAVNFISGNFIEVAKINQDFDRISYDDLKALLSSDELNLADEGKAFSAAIKWTSADASNRHRFLPSLLSAIRFGLCKVSFLQEEVFPHPMLDDVDCRAVLEPVHGLLEQLELHEGPRMINLTHPMLRPRIPRDVLFVIGGWSNGSATNLVESYDCRANRWLIFPNDRDIMPRAYHGLVALDGLIYMIGGFDGSQCFNCVRCFNPLLHRWTERACMHVARCYVSVAVLDGKIYALGGYDGDRRTNTAERYDPTANTWSLIADMNDQRSDACATVVDSKVYIVGGFTGQQVLNTAEFYDPKVNVWTYIRAMTVPRSGVRVINYQDTVYVLGGFNGTNRLSTGEKYDLLRDRWLELPNMHTPRSNFAVAVLDDLLFAIGGFNGTTTVPFVECYDSKTNGWRRVTDMNINRSALGACVAVNLPNSREFSVVIRSATTERKRRRLNKGIALLAKHLRLF; this is encoded by the exons ATGGCCGACGTGTACTCGCAGGGCATGCTCAGCGTGCTGGACGACCTCCGGCGGCGACGGGTGTTCACCGACGCCGAGGTCGTCTGCAGCGACGATGGCAGCCGGTTCCCGGTGCACCAGGTGCTCCTGTACGCCGCCTGCCCGCTGTTCCGGGAGCCGTCACCGGGAGGGAACCAGCTGGGCCCGGCCGGTACCAtcaacgccgccgccgccgcagccgcacCAGGGGTGGCGGCGGCGCTCGCGCCTGGAGAAGATACAGGCGCAGCCATAGCCACGACGAAGCAGGGGCAGTCCGCTGCGCCGACAGCGAGCGCCGGCGATGAGGCGCGCAAGTACCCCGTGGACGGTgtgcgcggtgacgtcatggccgccCTGCTGGAGTACGTCTACACCAACAAGGTGTCGCTCAACAGCGACAACGTGCTCAGCATGCTCCTGGCGGCGCAGCGGTTCCAG ATTGAAAGGATCGTGCAAAAATGCCACGAGTTCCTTTCCAAAGACATCAGCGTAGCCAATTGCGTTCGCATATTGGAGTTCGCCAGGGAACACAAGCACCCCAGCCTCGTCGACATGGCCGTAAATTTTATCTCCGGGAATTTCATCGAG GTCGCAAAGATAAACCAAGATTTTGACCGTATCTCCTATGATGATCTCAAGGCTCTGCTAAGCTCTGACGAGCTCAACCTTGCCGATGAAGGCAAAGCGTTTTCGGCGGCTATAAAGTGGACCTCAGCTGATGCCTCAAATAGGCATCGCTTCCTACCCAGCCTTCTTAGTGCTATAAG ATTCGGGCTCTGCAAGGTATCGTTTCTCCAAGAGGAAGTCTTTCCGCATCCCATGCTTGATGACGTTGACTGCCGCGCTGTACTTGAGCCAGTTCATGGACTTCTGGAACAACTTGAGCTTCACGAAGGCCCAAGGATGATCAACCTCACGCATCCCATGCTAAGGCCCAGGATTCCAAG GGACGTTCTGTTCGTGATCGGTGGATGGAGCAATGGCAGCGCGACGAACCTCGTCGAGTCGTACGACTGCCGCGCCAATCGGTGGCTAATATTTCCCAACGACAGGGACATCATGCCTCGTGCCTACCACGGACTTGTCGCGCTGGACGGCCTCATCTACATGATTGGCGGCTTTGACGGCTCCCAGTGCTTCAACTGCGTCCGCTGTTTCAACCCA CTCCTGCACCGCTGGACGGAACGGGCATGCATGCACGTGGCCCGGTGCTACGTCAGCGTGGCGGTGCTCGACGGCAAAATCTACGCGCTGGGCGGCTACGACGGCGACCGGCGCACCAACACGGCCGAGCGGTACGACCCGACGGCAAACACGTGGTCGCTCATCGCCGACATGAACGACCAGCGCTCGGACGCCTGCGCCACGGTCGTCGACTCGAAG GTGTACATCGTAGGAGGGTTTACCGGGCAGCAGGTGCTGAACACGGCCGAGTTCTACGACCCCAAGGTGAACGTGTGGACCTACATCCGGGCCATGACCGTGCCTCGTAGCGGAGTCCGGGTCATCAACTACCAGGACACCGTCTACGTGCTCGGGGGCTTCAACGGAACGAACAGGCTCTCCACGG GGGAAAAGTACGACCTTCTGCGAGACCGCTGGCTCGAGCTGCCCAACATGCACACCCCGAGGAGCAACTTTGCAGTCGCCGTGCTCGACGACCTGCTCTTCGCCATTGGCGGATTCAACG GAACGACGACCGTGCCGTTCGTGGAATGCTACGACTCCAAAACCAACGGCTGGCGGCGGGTCACCGACATGAACATCAACCGGAGCGCCCTCGGTGCCTGCGTGGCCGTTAACCTTCCAAACTCCAGGGAGTTCTCTGTT GTAATTCGGAGCGCGACAACTGAGCGCAAACGACGTCGCCTGAATAAAGGAATCGCTCTGCTTGCAAAACACCTTCGCCTCTTCTGA
- the LOC119434065 gene encoding kelch-like protein 10 isoform X4, producing the protein MADVYSQGMLSVLDDLRRRRVFTDAEVVCSDDGSRFPVHQVLLYAACPLFREPSPGGNQLGPAGTINAAAAAAAPGVAAALAPGEDTGAAIATTKQGQSAAPTASAGDEARKYPVDGVRGDVMAALLEYVYTNKVSLNSDNVLSMLLAAQRFQIERIVQKCHEFLSKDISVANCVRILEFAREHKHPSLVDMAVNFISGNFIEVAKINQDFDRISYDDLKALLSSDELNLADEGKAFSAAIKWTSADASNRHRFLPSLLSAIRFGLCKVSFLQEEVFPHPMLDDVDCRAVLEPVHGLLEQLELHEGPRMINLTHPMLRPRIPRDVLFVIGGWSNGSATNLVESYDCRANRWLIFPNDRDIMPRAYHGLVALDGLIYMIGGFDGSQCFNCVRCFNPLLHRWTERACMHVARCYVSVAVLDGKIYALGGYDGDRRTNTAERYDPTANTWSLIADMNDQRSDACATVVDSKVYIVGGFTGQQVLNTAEFYDPKVNVWTYIRAMTVPRSGVRVINYQDTVYVLGGFNGTNRLSTGEKYDLLRDRWLELPNMHTPRSNFAVAVLDDLLFAIGGFNGTTTVPFVECYDSKTNGWRRVTDMNINRSALGACVAVNLPNSREFSVVGNSERDN; encoded by the exons ATGGCCGACGTGTACTCGCAGGGCATGCTCAGCGTGCTGGACGACCTCCGGCGGCGACGGGTGTTCACCGACGCCGAGGTCGTCTGCAGCGACGATGGCAGCCGGTTCCCGGTGCACCAGGTGCTCCTGTACGCCGCCTGCCCGCTGTTCCGGGAGCCGTCACCGGGAGGGAACCAGCTGGGCCCGGCCGGTACCAtcaacgccgccgccgccgcagccgcacCAGGGGTGGCGGCGGCGCTCGCGCCTGGAGAAGATACAGGCGCAGCCATAGCCACGACGAAGCAGGGGCAGTCCGCTGCGCCGACAGCGAGCGCCGGCGATGAGGCGCGCAAGTACCCCGTGGACGGTgtgcgcggtgacgtcatggccgccCTGCTGGAGTACGTCTACACCAACAAGGTGTCGCTCAACAGCGACAACGTGCTCAGCATGCTCCTGGCGGCGCAGCGGTTCCAG ATTGAAAGGATCGTGCAAAAATGCCACGAGTTCCTTTCCAAAGACATCAGCGTAGCCAATTGCGTTCGCATATTGGAGTTCGCCAGGGAACACAAGCACCCCAGCCTCGTCGACATGGCCGTAAATTTTATCTCCGGGAATTTCATCGAG GTCGCAAAGATAAACCAAGATTTTGACCGTATCTCCTATGATGATCTCAAGGCTCTGCTAAGCTCTGACGAGCTCAACCTTGCCGATGAAGGCAAAGCGTTTTCGGCGGCTATAAAGTGGACCTCAGCTGATGCCTCAAATAGGCATCGCTTCCTACCCAGCCTTCTTAGTGCTATAAG ATTCGGGCTCTGCAAGGTATCGTTTCTCCAAGAGGAAGTCTTTCCGCATCCCATGCTTGATGACGTTGACTGCCGCGCTGTACTTGAGCCAGTTCATGGACTTCTGGAACAACTTGAGCTTCACGAAGGCCCAAGGATGATCAACCTCACGCATCCCATGCTAAGGCCCAGGATTCCAAG GGACGTTCTGTTCGTGATCGGTGGATGGAGCAATGGCAGCGCGACGAACCTCGTCGAGTCGTACGACTGCCGCGCCAATCGGTGGCTAATATTTCCCAACGACAGGGACATCATGCCTCGTGCCTACCACGGACTTGTCGCGCTGGACGGCCTCATCTACATGATTGGCGGCTTTGACGGCTCCCAGTGCTTCAACTGCGTCCGCTGTTTCAACCCA CTCCTGCACCGCTGGACGGAACGGGCATGCATGCACGTGGCCCGGTGCTACGTCAGCGTGGCGGTGCTCGACGGCAAAATCTACGCGCTGGGCGGCTACGACGGCGACCGGCGCACCAACACGGCCGAGCGGTACGACCCGACGGCAAACACGTGGTCGCTCATCGCCGACATGAACGACCAGCGCTCGGACGCCTGCGCCACGGTCGTCGACTCGAAG GTGTACATCGTAGGAGGGTTTACCGGGCAGCAGGTGCTGAACACGGCCGAGTTCTACGACCCCAAGGTGAACGTGTGGACCTACATCCGGGCCATGACCGTGCCTCGTAGCGGAGTCCGGGTCATCAACTACCAGGACACCGTCTACGTGCTCGGGGGCTTCAACGGAACGAACAGGCTCTCCACGG GGGAAAAGTACGACCTTCTGCGAGACCGCTGGCTCGAGCTGCCCAACATGCACACCCCGAGGAGCAACTTTGCAGTCGCCGTGCTCGACGACCTGCTCTTCGCCATTGGCGGATTCAACG GAACGACGACCGTGCCGTTCGTGGAATGCTACGACTCCAAAACCAACGGCTGGCGGCGGGTCACCGACATGAACATCAACCGGAGCGCCCTCGGTGCCTGCGTGGCCGTTAACCTTCCAAACTCCAGGGAGTTCTCTGTTGTAG GTAATTCGGAGCGCGACAACTGA
- the LOC119434065 gene encoding kelch-like protein 10 isoform X1 produces the protein MADVYSQGMLSVLDDLRRRRVFTDAEVVCSDDGSRFPVHQVLLYAACPLFREPSPGGNQLGPAGTINAAAAAAAPGVAAALAPGEDTGAAIATTKQGQSAAPTASAGDEARKYPVDGVRGDVMAALLEYVYTNKVSLNSDNVLSMLLAAQRFQIERIVQKCHEFLSKDISVANCVRILEFAREHKHPSLVDMAVNFISGNFIEVAKINQDFDRISYDDLKALLSSDELNLADEGKAFSAAIKWTSADASNRHRFLPSLLSAIRFGLCKVSFLQEEVFPHPMLDDVDCRAVLEPVHGLLEQLELHEGPRMINLTHPMLRPRIPRDVLFVIGGWSNGSATNLVESYDCRANRWLIFPNDRDIMPRAYHGLVALDGLIYMIGGFDGSQCFNCVRCFNPLLHRWTERACMHVARCYVSVAVLDGKIYALGGYDGDRRTNTAERYDPTANTWSLIADMNDQRSDACATVVDSKVYIVGGFTGQQVLNTAEFYDPKVNVWTYIRAMTVPRSGVRVINYQDTVYVLGGFNGTNRLSTGEKYDLLRDRWLELPNMHTPRSNFAVAVLDDLLFAIGGFNGTTTVPFVECYDSKTNGWRRVTDMNINRSALGACVAVNLPNSREFSVVARFSRKSARLLDSFLPTSVRKRRQISIARRRRL, from the exons ATGGCCGACGTGTACTCGCAGGGCATGCTCAGCGTGCTGGACGACCTCCGGCGGCGACGGGTGTTCACCGACGCCGAGGTCGTCTGCAGCGACGATGGCAGCCGGTTCCCGGTGCACCAGGTGCTCCTGTACGCCGCCTGCCCGCTGTTCCGGGAGCCGTCACCGGGAGGGAACCAGCTGGGCCCGGCCGGTACCAtcaacgccgccgccgccgcagccgcacCAGGGGTGGCGGCGGCGCTCGCGCCTGGAGAAGATACAGGCGCAGCCATAGCCACGACGAAGCAGGGGCAGTCCGCTGCGCCGACAGCGAGCGCCGGCGATGAGGCGCGCAAGTACCCCGTGGACGGTgtgcgcggtgacgtcatggccgccCTGCTGGAGTACGTCTACACCAACAAGGTGTCGCTCAACAGCGACAACGTGCTCAGCATGCTCCTGGCGGCGCAGCGGTTCCAG ATTGAAAGGATCGTGCAAAAATGCCACGAGTTCCTTTCCAAAGACATCAGCGTAGCCAATTGCGTTCGCATATTGGAGTTCGCCAGGGAACACAAGCACCCCAGCCTCGTCGACATGGCCGTAAATTTTATCTCCGGGAATTTCATCGAG GTCGCAAAGATAAACCAAGATTTTGACCGTATCTCCTATGATGATCTCAAGGCTCTGCTAAGCTCTGACGAGCTCAACCTTGCCGATGAAGGCAAAGCGTTTTCGGCGGCTATAAAGTGGACCTCAGCTGATGCCTCAAATAGGCATCGCTTCCTACCCAGCCTTCTTAGTGCTATAAG ATTCGGGCTCTGCAAGGTATCGTTTCTCCAAGAGGAAGTCTTTCCGCATCCCATGCTTGATGACGTTGACTGCCGCGCTGTACTTGAGCCAGTTCATGGACTTCTGGAACAACTTGAGCTTCACGAAGGCCCAAGGATGATCAACCTCACGCATCCCATGCTAAGGCCCAGGATTCCAAG GGACGTTCTGTTCGTGATCGGTGGATGGAGCAATGGCAGCGCGACGAACCTCGTCGAGTCGTACGACTGCCGCGCCAATCGGTGGCTAATATTTCCCAACGACAGGGACATCATGCCTCGTGCCTACCACGGACTTGTCGCGCTGGACGGCCTCATCTACATGATTGGCGGCTTTGACGGCTCCCAGTGCTTCAACTGCGTCCGCTGTTTCAACCCA CTCCTGCACCGCTGGACGGAACGGGCATGCATGCACGTGGCCCGGTGCTACGTCAGCGTGGCGGTGCTCGACGGCAAAATCTACGCGCTGGGCGGCTACGACGGCGACCGGCGCACCAACACGGCCGAGCGGTACGACCCGACGGCAAACACGTGGTCGCTCATCGCCGACATGAACGACCAGCGCTCGGACGCCTGCGCCACGGTCGTCGACTCGAAG GTGTACATCGTAGGAGGGTTTACCGGGCAGCAGGTGCTGAACACGGCCGAGTTCTACGACCCCAAGGTGAACGTGTGGACCTACATCCGGGCCATGACCGTGCCTCGTAGCGGAGTCCGGGTCATCAACTACCAGGACACCGTCTACGTGCTCGGGGGCTTCAACGGAACGAACAGGCTCTCCACGG GGGAAAAGTACGACCTTCTGCGAGACCGCTGGCTCGAGCTGCCCAACATGCACACCCCGAGGAGCAACTTTGCAGTCGCCGTGCTCGACGACCTGCTCTTCGCCATTGGCGGATTCAACG GAACGACGACCGTGCCGTTCGTGGAATGCTACGACTCCAAAACCAACGGCTGGCGGCGGGTCACCGACATGAACATCAACCGGAGCGCCCTCGGTGCCTGCGTGGCCGTTAACCTTCCAAACTCCAGGGAGTTCTCTGTTGTAG CCCGGTTCTCCCGCAAATCGGCCCGGCTGCTTGACAGCTTCCTGCCCACCTCGGTTCGCAAGAGGAGACAAATTTCCATAGCTAGGCGGAGACGGCTCTGA
- the LOC119434065 gene encoding kelch-like protein 10 isoform X3, translating to MADVYSQGMLSVLDDLRRRRVFTDAEVVCSDDGSRFPVHQVLLYAACPLFREPSPGGNQLGPAGTINAAAAAAAPGVAAALAPGEDTGAAIATTKQGQSAAPTASAGDEARKYPVDGVRGDVMAALLEYVYTNKVSLNSDNVLSMLLAAQRFQIERIVQKCHEFLSKDISVANCVRILEFAREHKHPSLVDMAVNFISGNFIEVAKINQDFDRISYDDLKALLSSDELNLADEGKAFSAAIKWTSADASNRHRFLPSLLSAIRFGLCKVSFLQEEVFPHPMLDDVDCRAVLEPVHGLLEQLELHEGPRMINLTHPMLRPRIPRDVLFVIGGWSNGSATNLVESYDCRANRWLIFPNDRDIMPRAYHGLVALDGLIYMIGGFDGSQCFNCVRCFNPLLHRWTERACMHVARCYVSVAVLDGKIYALGGYDGDRRTNTAERYDPTANTWSLIADMNDQRSDACATVVDSKVYIVGGFTGQQVLNTAEFYDPKVNVWTYIRAMTVPRSGVRVINYQDTVYVLGGFNGTNRLSTGEKYDLLRDRWLELPNMHTPRSNFAVAVLDDLLFAIGGFNGTTTVPFVECYDSKTNGWRRVTDMNINRSALGACVAVNLPNSREFSVPGSPANRPGCLTASCPPRFARGDKFP from the exons ATGGCCGACGTGTACTCGCAGGGCATGCTCAGCGTGCTGGACGACCTCCGGCGGCGACGGGTGTTCACCGACGCCGAGGTCGTCTGCAGCGACGATGGCAGCCGGTTCCCGGTGCACCAGGTGCTCCTGTACGCCGCCTGCCCGCTGTTCCGGGAGCCGTCACCGGGAGGGAACCAGCTGGGCCCGGCCGGTACCAtcaacgccgccgccgccgcagccgcacCAGGGGTGGCGGCGGCGCTCGCGCCTGGAGAAGATACAGGCGCAGCCATAGCCACGACGAAGCAGGGGCAGTCCGCTGCGCCGACAGCGAGCGCCGGCGATGAGGCGCGCAAGTACCCCGTGGACGGTgtgcgcggtgacgtcatggccgccCTGCTGGAGTACGTCTACACCAACAAGGTGTCGCTCAACAGCGACAACGTGCTCAGCATGCTCCTGGCGGCGCAGCGGTTCCAG ATTGAAAGGATCGTGCAAAAATGCCACGAGTTCCTTTCCAAAGACATCAGCGTAGCCAATTGCGTTCGCATATTGGAGTTCGCCAGGGAACACAAGCACCCCAGCCTCGTCGACATGGCCGTAAATTTTATCTCCGGGAATTTCATCGAG GTCGCAAAGATAAACCAAGATTTTGACCGTATCTCCTATGATGATCTCAAGGCTCTGCTAAGCTCTGACGAGCTCAACCTTGCCGATGAAGGCAAAGCGTTTTCGGCGGCTATAAAGTGGACCTCAGCTGATGCCTCAAATAGGCATCGCTTCCTACCCAGCCTTCTTAGTGCTATAAG ATTCGGGCTCTGCAAGGTATCGTTTCTCCAAGAGGAAGTCTTTCCGCATCCCATGCTTGATGACGTTGACTGCCGCGCTGTACTTGAGCCAGTTCATGGACTTCTGGAACAACTTGAGCTTCACGAAGGCCCAAGGATGATCAACCTCACGCATCCCATGCTAAGGCCCAGGATTCCAAG GGACGTTCTGTTCGTGATCGGTGGATGGAGCAATGGCAGCGCGACGAACCTCGTCGAGTCGTACGACTGCCGCGCCAATCGGTGGCTAATATTTCCCAACGACAGGGACATCATGCCTCGTGCCTACCACGGACTTGTCGCGCTGGACGGCCTCATCTACATGATTGGCGGCTTTGACGGCTCCCAGTGCTTCAACTGCGTCCGCTGTTTCAACCCA CTCCTGCACCGCTGGACGGAACGGGCATGCATGCACGTGGCCCGGTGCTACGTCAGCGTGGCGGTGCTCGACGGCAAAATCTACGCGCTGGGCGGCTACGACGGCGACCGGCGCACCAACACGGCCGAGCGGTACGACCCGACGGCAAACACGTGGTCGCTCATCGCCGACATGAACGACCAGCGCTCGGACGCCTGCGCCACGGTCGTCGACTCGAAG GTGTACATCGTAGGAGGGTTTACCGGGCAGCAGGTGCTGAACACGGCCGAGTTCTACGACCCCAAGGTGAACGTGTGGACCTACATCCGGGCCATGACCGTGCCTCGTAGCGGAGTCCGGGTCATCAACTACCAGGACACCGTCTACGTGCTCGGGGGCTTCAACGGAACGAACAGGCTCTCCACGG GGGAAAAGTACGACCTTCTGCGAGACCGCTGGCTCGAGCTGCCCAACATGCACACCCCGAGGAGCAACTTTGCAGTCGCCGTGCTCGACGACCTGCTCTTCGCCATTGGCGGATTCAACG GAACGACGACCGTGCCGTTCGTGGAATGCTACGACTCCAAAACCAACGGCTGGCGGCGGGTCACCGACATGAACATCAACCGGAGCGCCCTCGGTGCCTGCGTGGCCGTTAACCTTCCAAACTCCAGGGAGTTCTCTGTT CCCGGTTCTCCCGCAAATCGGCCCGGCTGCTTGACAGCTTCCTGCCCACCTCGGTTCGCAAGAGGAGACAAATTTCCATAG